A single Eremothecium sinecaudum strain ATCC 58844 chromosome VIII, complete sequence DNA region contains:
- a CDS encoding HHL280Wp (Syntenic homolog of Ashbya gossypii ACR247W-A; Syntenic homolog of Ashbya gossypii NOHBY336; No homolog in Saccharomyces cerevisiae; Syntenic homolog of Saccharomyces kluyveri SAKL0C06204g) gives MPFYSRKSNDIFKAHSRMSNRAIRGSRGLAGISKGGNKSKNQCLRVRGRHYNRGYGDIPRHGMVIDEALDNLAINQTNTGFFYIIEVAPPNQPETDGSSPRYDTEESHHRSENGSSGSQRSLVASRKRFQHSRRLRKADRCLVIDGVPDLENVRMV, from the coding sequence ATGCCATTTTACTCGAGGAAATCTAATGATATATTTAAAGCTCATAGCAGAATGTCAAACAGAGCTATAAGAGGGAGCCGTGGCTTGGCTGGTATTTCAAAAGGCGGTAACAAATCCAAAAACCAATGCCTTCGTGTAAGAGGCCGTCATTATAACCGTGGCTACGGGGATATACCAAGACATGGGATGGTGATAGATGAAGCACTGGATAATTTAGCTATTAATCAGACTAATACTGGGTTTTTCTACATAATAGAGGTTGCTCCTCCCAACCAGCCGGAGACAGATGGCTCTAGTCCAAGATATGATACGGAAGAATCACACCATCGAAGTGAGAATGGCAGCTCGGGGAGCCAGCGAAGTTTAGTGGCTTCTCGAAAAAGATTTCAGCATAGTAGGAGGCTGAGAAAAGCAGACAGATGTTTAGTCATCGATGGTGTCCCGGACCTTGAAAATGTTAGGATGGTATAG
- the TFA2 gene encoding transcription factor TFIIE subunit TFA2 (Syntenic homolog of Ashbya gossypii ACR244C; Syntenic homolog of Saccharomyces cerevisiae YKR062W (TFA2)): MSNDLLANLNAFKSKIKTAPVITTRKVVTNQDSGSVSSPYGSTKAAKREASKDNDDRLDQAQVSAAKKLKLGTASPQRSATPSATENGKLDSTHLSTKMLIATEYIQERAEAVPIDQIESYLSLPKDNNVIPMLKGLAKFKFDPKKNTLQYVSIYDVHSAEELLKLTRTQVTFKGISCKELKDGWPQCYDVIDELEKKHRILVSRTKKDNSPRFVWYNTGGPLHEIEEDFVKMWENCKLPQRPELPRKLQDLGLKPASVDPATIKRQGSTRVEVKKRKQRKGKITNTHMAGILKDYSDRV; the protein is encoded by the coding sequence ATGAGTAACGATCTGTTGGCTAACCTAAATGCATTCAAGAGCAAGATTAAAACTGCTCCGGTCATTACAACTAGGAAGGTTGTCACAAATCAGGATTCGGGCTCGGTAAGTAGTCCGTATGGATCGACAAAAGCTGCTAAAAGGGAGGCTTCAAAAGATAACGATGATAGACTTGATCAGGCCCAAGTATCAGCTGCAAAAAAGCTAAAGCTTGGTACTGCATCTCCTCAGAGGTCTGCTACTCCTAGTGCGACGGAAAATGGTAAATTAGATTCTACACATTTATCCACCAAAATGTTAATTGCAACGGAATATATCCAGGAGCGGGCTGAGGCCGTTCCTATTGACCAGATTGAGTCTTATTTGTCGCTTCCCAAAGATAACAATGTAATTCCGATGCTTAAGGGGTTGGCAAAGTTTAAATTTGATCCAAAGAAGAATACTCTGCAATATGTGTCAATTTACGATGTACACTCTGCTGAGGAATTGCTGAAACTAACGCGGACGCAGGTAACTTTCAAAGGTATTTCCTGTAAGGAACTGAAAGACGGCTGGCCACAATGCTATGATGTTATAGATGAACTGGAAAAAAAGCATCGTATACTTGTGTCACGGACCAAGAAGGATAATTCGCCCCGTTTTGTTTGGTACAATACTGGCGGGCCACTGCACGAAATAGAGGAGGATTTTGTGAAAATGTGGGAGAATTGCAAATTGCCTCAGCGCCCAGAACTTCCTCGGAAGCTACAGGATCTTGGCTTGAAACCGGCAAGTGTGGACCCTGCGACAATCAAAAGACAGGGTTCAACAAGGGTTGAGGTCaagaaaagaaaacaaaGAAAGGGAAAGATTACCAACACGCATATGGCTGGTATCTTGAAGGACTATTCGGATCGGGTCTGA
- the RPA34 gene encoding DNA-directed RNA polymerase I subunit RPA34 (Syntenic homolog of Ashbya gossypii ACR243W; Syntenic homolog of Saccharomyces cerevisiae YJL148W (RPA34)) — protein sequence MTKLSKEYVSDSSDSEHEVEDTFQVPAGYKQCKHLKKCDLPTKGDRKELWLLKVPKSLDISKLKALPIDFSGEAPTEIKAADKKYLVKEDLSQEVDQVQNSKNSKFSVLVSNGKDKLKASSSLIAKYFDVSEAVDIPAIAYNKVRVPRQDVVKVEGLKVRHFATGFSAEEERASHEDEPPLKKRKKSDDTKEKKEKKEKKEKKEKTDKTDKKDKRDKDKKKKNKEKA from the coding sequence ATGACTAAATTATCCAAAGAGTACGTAAGTGACTCTTCAGACAGTGAACATGAGGTAGAAGACACCTTTCAAGTTCCCGCCGGTTATAAACAGTGTAAACATTTGAAGAAATGTGACCTTCCTACTAAAGGCGATCGCAAGGAACTATGGTTGTTAAAAGTCCCCAAATCACTAGATATATCGAAGTTAAAGGCTCTACCGATCGATTTTTCAGGTGAAGCCCCCACTGAAATTAAAGCGGCTGACAAGAAATACCTGGTTAAGGAAGATTTATCACAAGAGGTCGACCAAGTACAGAATTCGAAAAACAGTAAGTTCTCTGTGCTGGTGAGCAATGGTAAAGATAAACTGAAGGCTTCATCCTCGCTAATTGCAAAGTATTTCGATGTGAGCGAAGCGGTTGATATCCCAGCTATAGCATACAACAAGGTCAGAGTCCCAAGACAAGATGTGGTTAAAGTGGAAGGTCTCAAGGTAAGGCATTTTGCTACAGGTTTCAGtgctgaagaagaaagagctTCTCATGAGGACGAACCACCTTTAAAGAAACGCAAGAAGTCGGACGACACTaaggagaagaaggagaagaaggagaagaaggagaagaaagagaagaCAGACAAGACAGACAAGAAAGACAAGAGAGACAAGgataaaaagaagaaaaataAGGAAAAGGCATAG
- the TIM17 gene encoding protein transporter TIM17 (Syntenic homolog of Ashbya gossypii ACR248W; Syntenic homolog of Saccharomyces cerevisiae YJL143W (TIM17)) has product MSADHSRDPCPIVILNDFGGAFAMGVIGGCVWHGIKGFRNSPLGERGSGAMSAIKARAPVVGGNFGVWGGLFSTFDCAVKAVRKREDPWNAIIAGFFTGGALAIRGGWRHTRNSAITCAALLGVFEGVGLMFQRYAAWQAKPVAPPLPDQQPMQA; this is encoded by the coding sequence ATGTCAGCAGATCATTCCAGGGACCCTTGTCCTATAGTTATTTTAAATGATTTTGGTGGTGCATTCGCAATGGGTGTGATTGGTGGTTGTGTATGGCACGGTATAAAAGGTTTCAGAAATTCACCTCTAGGGGAACGTGGATCTGGTGCTATGAGTGCTATTAAGGCCAGAGCTCCTGTTGTTGGTGGTAATTTCGGTGTTTGGGGTGGTCTTTTTTCTACTTTTGACTGTGCGGTAAAGGCAGTTAGGAAAAGAGAAGACCCATGGAACGCTATCATAGCTGGTTTCTTCACTGGTGGTGCACTAGCAATTAGAGGTGGTTGGAGACACACCAGAAACAGTGCAATCACATGTGCGGCTTTGCTTGGTGTCTTCGAAGGTGTCGGTTTAATGTTCCAAAGATATGCAGCTTGGCAGGCTAAGCCAGTGGCGCCACCGTTACCAGACCAGCAACCAATGCAAGCTTAA
- the IDS2 gene encoding Ids2p (Syntenic homolog of Ashbya gossypii ACR246W; Syntenic homolog of Saccharomyces cerevisiae YJL146W (IDS2)): MVISRPTTPELTKELDIPKDIASAMRKSLSHDLFGGAGINEESSPIGTPKINTPISSDADKSVREAAVSNGFTSGGLTSNSTEAFPDYQLWNHYTSDLKTGGATTTTSSYNDVLEILQEWDFSGSRSSKIKNFQRRSSIEDVLKVRHWLNPRSSFSASSMNEPEFTSSERHIATPTSAPNKAERCCWVTLLLGTEDIMSIYALQNSILKSGSKFRLVVLYSAENEAIANRLSADGIQCQVIHPLTPIFHGGMPEQARPTLKWPLLALWNTLYGIYDTVCYMSPHTLLSSNADELLEINDEIDNEVCVLVTNSTATPSMMILKPHCEIHMVLEEFVTVYGLDWEKVNKLSSMNDWNILAELFPDSSRKVDIRYGADVNNMTAEDSSFVKLLDFSQAKPWLKNENIDELYCRIWWKTFRDATNVKTGSYELTDCSK; encoded by the coding sequence ATGGTGATTTCTAGGCCCACTACCCCAGAATTGACAAAAGAGTTAGACATCCCTAAGGATATTGCTAGTGCAATGCGGAAGTCATTGTCTCATGATTTGTTTGGAGGGGCAGGGATTAATGAGGAGTCGAGTCCTATTGGTACTCCAAAGATCAATACTCCTATATCATCGGACGCAGACAAAAGTGTAAGGGAGGCGGCTGTTAGCAATGGGTTTACGTCCGGTGGATTAACATCAAATTCTACGGAAGCATTCCCGGATTACCAGTTATGGAACCATTACACTTCTGATTTAAAAACAGGTGGTGCCACGACGACGACATCAAGCTATAACGATGTTCTAGAAATACTTCAAGAATGGGATTTTTCGGGAAGTCGGTCATCGAAAATAAAGAACTTTCAGAGACGGAGCTCTATTGAAGACGTTTTAAAAGTAAGACACTGGTTGAACCCGCGCTCATCATTTTCTGCCTCCTCTATGAATGAGCCCGAATTTACATCGTCCGAAAGGCACATTGCAACCCCTACTTCTGCTCCGAATAAAGCCGAGAGGTGTTGCTGGGTGACACTACTTTTGGGGACCGAGGACATAATGTCCATCTATGCGTTGCAGAACTCTATCTTAAAAAGTGGTTCTAAGTTCAGACTGGTGGTCCTCTATAGCGCAGAAAACGAGGCCATCGCCAACAGATTGTCAGCCGATGGGATTCAATGTCAGGTTATCCACCCTTTAACGCCAATATTTCACGGAGGGATGCCTGAACAGGCCAGGCCGACCTTAAAGTGGCCCCTATTAGCTCTCTGGAATACGCTATATGGCATTTACGACACCGTGTGTTACATGTCACCACACACACTCCTTTCAAGCAATGCCGATGAGCTTCTGGAAATAAATGATGAAATAGACAACGAGGTTTGCGTTCTTGTAACAAACAGCACTGCAACACCTTCCATGATGATACTAAAGCCTCATTGTGAGATACACATGGTTCTTGAAGAGTTTGTTACAGTCTATGGACTGGACTGGGAGAAGGTGAACAAACTAAGTTCAATGAATGACTGGAATATATTGGCTGAGCTATTTCCCGATTCATCCAGAAAAGTTGACATTCGGTATGGTGCTGACGTGAACAACATGACCGCCGAAGATAGCAGTTTTGTTAAGCTACTCGATTTCAGTCAAGCGAAACCGTGGTTGAAAAATGAAAACATTGACGAATTATATTGTAGGATATGGTGGAAGACTTTCCGTGATGCTACGAATGTCAAAACAGGTTCATATGAACTTACAGACTGTAGTAAATAG
- the YAK1 gene encoding serine/threonine protein kinase YAK1 (Syntenic homolog of Ashbya gossypii ACR249C; Syntenic homolog of Saccharomyces cerevisiae YJL141C (YAK1)) codes for MKEERKSIWNPAFNMSSNMVTPTNSYTDANGNLNNNNSGNNQSSGGSGISLQQLPPLHRQGFRNPWSEPQSPNTTSSKRQSTFQQLPTTFEESSYGFSQSNTQFDDDDQYGRRRSSLVVPPTRAAGPDPFLYDQNFHHHGQLEMFGAHGQVQGHIHSDFGQQYVPHVSGYNSELQRRQSVAVVGSIQSQGYLDQQQQQSQQEKQHQPSTSPGLNSVQVIPPHRKLSAYPLTSNTFGASTSQIQQQLRSGSTSGQVGLVAIPQMRKVTGKQDMNPIINAKPKFRRASLHSKTISPLIALTKSLIITYTLCSDEFSYQTSKNPKRLLTKPSEGKLNNGHDNVNGDYILYVNDVLGMEQQRKYLVLDILGQGTFGQVVKCQNMLTKEIVAVKVVKSKPEYLNQSIMEAKILELLNKRIDPLNKHHFLRLHDSFVHKNHLCLVFELLSNNLYELLKQNKFHGLSMNLIKSFCKQLLDSLCVLKDSKFIHCDLKPENVLLVSPDRPELKVIDFGSACEETRTIYTYIQSRFYRAPEILMGIPYSTSIDMWSFGCIVAELFLGIPVFPGSSEFNQITRIVDMLGVPPPWMCEMGKNTYNFFKKVDPALKQWQLKTVKEYNKDFNTSEETGKQYFKWNKLDEIIRNYRISKKISGVPQLVENEMQDRECLIQFLYGVLNLSPLERWTPQQALLHPFITGQPFDKEWYPPGALPKKIIRHPSLPEGTTKELDKLHMRE; via the coding sequence CAGCTTTTAACATGAGTAGTAACATGGTTACTCCTACTAACTCATATACAGATGCTAATGGCAAtttaaataataacaaTAGCGGGAATAATCAGAGTAGTGGCGGTTCGGGTATATCCTTGCAGCAGTTGCCTCCTCTGCATCGGCAAGGCTTTAGGAATCCATGGTCTGAACCTCAATCGCCAAATACTACTTCTTCGAAACGACAATCTACGTTTCAGCAACTGCCTACTACTTTTGAAGAGTCATCATATGGATTTAGTCAATCGAATACACAgtttgatgatgatgatcAGTATGGCCGGAGGAGATCGAGTCTCGTAGTACCGCCAACAAGGGCTGCAGGACCGGATCCATTTCTCTACGATCAAAATTTCCATCACCATGGACAGCTGGAGATGTTTGGGGCACATGGACAAGTACAGGGTCACATACATTCGGATTTTGGGCAGCAGTATGTTCCTCATGTTTCAGGTTATAATTCGGAGTTGCAGAGGAGGCAAAGTGTAGCTGTTGTGGGGAGCATACAGTCCCAGGGATATCTAGAtcagcagcaacagcaatCGCAGCAGGAAAAACAGCATCAACCCTCTACTTCACCTGGTCTCAATTCCGTTCAAGTGATACCGCCCCATCGTAAATTGAGCGCGTATCCTCTTACATCAAACACTTTTGGAGCCTCGACTTCCCAAATACAACAGCAATTGAGAAGTGGATCTACCTCTGGACAGGTAGGTCTTGTTGCTATACCGCAAATGCGGAAGGTAACTGGTAAACAAGACATGAATCCTATCATAAACGCGAAACCAAAGTTTAGGCGTGCATCGTTGCACAGTAAAACCATCTCGCCGTTGATTGCATTAACCAAGTCACTAATCATAACATACACTTTATGTTCGGATGAATTTTCATATCAGACATCGAAGAACCCAAAGAGACTGCTAACAAAACCAAGTGAAGGTAAATTAAATAATGGACATGATAATGTGAATGGGGACTATATATTGTACGTCAATGACGTTCTCGGTATGGAACAACAACGAAAGTATTTGGTATTAGATATACTTGGACAGGGAACTTTCGGACAGGTGGTAAAATGCCAAAACATGTTGACGAAGGAAATTGTTGCGGTTAAAGTTGTAAAATCCAAGCCGGAATATCTGAATCAGAGTATCATGGAAGCCAAGATTTTGGAGTTACTAAATAAGAGAATTGATCCCTTGAACAAGCATCATTTCTTAAGGTTACATGATTCATTTGTACATAAGAATCATCTCTGTCTCGTGTTTGAACTGTTGAGTAATAACCTCTATGAATTGCTAAAGCAGAATAAATTTCACGGTTTGTCTATGAACTTAATAAAGAGCTTCTGCAAACAGTTACTAGATTCTCTATGCGTCCTAAAGGATAGTAAATTCATCCACTGTGACTTAAAACCAGAAAATGTGTTGCTAGTGTCGCCCGATAGGCCAGAATTGAAGGTAATTGATTTTGGTTCTGCCTGTGAGGAAACGCGTACCATCTATACGTATATTCAATCACGTTTTTATCGAGCCCCTGAAATTCTCATGGGTATTCCATATTCAACCAGTATTGATATGTGGTCCTTTGGTTGTATTGTTGCGGAGTTGTTTTTAGGTATCCCTGTGTTCCCAGGATCTTCTGAGTTTAACCAGATAACGAGAATAGTGGATATGTTAGGTGTGCCTCCGCCATGGATGTGTGAAATGGGCAAGAATACTTATAACTTCTTTAAGAAAGTGGACCCTGCTTTGAAACAATGGCAGTTAAAAACCGTCAAAGAATACAACAAAGATTTCAATACCAGTGAGGAAACTGGTAAGCAATATTTTAAATGGAATAAACTTGATGAAATTATCCGAAATTATAGAATCTCTAAAAAGATCAGCGGAGTACCGCAGCTGGTGGAAAATGAAATGCAAGATAGGGAATGTTTAATCCAGTTTCTATACGGAGTATTAAATTTAAGTCCTTTAGAGCGCTGGACCCCTCAACAAGCATTGTTGCATCCATTTATTACTGGACAACCTTTTGACAAGGAATGGTATCCTCCCGGAGCTTTACCGAAGAAAATAATTAGGCATCCATCTCTACCGGAAGGAACGACAAAAGAATTGGACAAATTGCATATGAGAGAATAG
- the SMT1 gene encoding Smt1p (Syntenic homolog of Ashbya gossypii ACR245C; Syntenic homolog of Saccharomyces cerevisiae YJL147C), giving the protein MLKRKFSVLGYLASKSSKPKSKNDDLKGILMYITNNRTTLSSLLRPPSEKCEEQVVELLNKGLPDVNKQVKAVETHYDVLVGSLKDIIHKDMRAKSFEERLRDCGRNSHALLRLLWERILYHREGLAPNMMCRIVLNPHFTVAHANEMLAAIDSCPKYRRDYALILCYKTRRKDVYNSWKSEWEENYMGMSSIAQKLFWRLTAFLSGMDDVNRCLSQIPIEKSQEFVVKLHELLSENSYKLPESLMECPLTHAQKIFCQAVRMLSTHSSDRDSEPYRWCGELVKISVSNKLARAKGATTAFNSALFEKPEFSLLQYTALQSLQQLLTNIVERTSANPELNRDALELLQQLQSQIDDTQQQVLLSI; this is encoded by the coding sequence ATGCTAAAACGTAAGTTTAGCGTGTTGGGGTATTTGGCCTCAAAGTCTTCAAAGCCTAAGTCAAAGAACGATGACCTGAAGGGTATTTTAATGTATATTACCAATAACCGTACAACGCTATCTTCTTTGCTTCGACCACCGTCAGAGAAGTGCGAAGAGCAGGTTGTTGAGCTGTTGAATAAGGGTCTGCCAGATGTCAATAAGCAAGTCAAGGCTGTTGAAACCCACTACGATGTTTTGGTTGGAAGCCTGAAGGATATTATACATAAAGATATGCGCGCGAAGTCATTTGAGGAAAGGCTCAGGGATTGCGGTCGGAATAGCCATGCTCTACTAAGGCTGCTGTGGGAGCGGATATTGTACCATCGGGAAGGCCTGGCGCCGAATATGATGTGCCGAATTGTACTTAACCCGCATTTTACTGTAGCACATGCGAACGAGATGCTCGCAGCGATTGATTCCTGTCCTAAATACAGACGTGACTATGCATTGATTCTATGCTACAAAACGAGACGCAAGGACGTATATAACTCCTGGAAAAGTGAGTGGGAGGAGAATTACATGGGTATGTCAAGTATTGCCCAGAAGTTATTTTGGCGTTTAACAGCATTCCTGTCTGGTATGGATGATGTGAATCGGTGCTTGAGCCAGATTCCAATCGAAAAAAGCCAAGAATTTGTCGTCAAGCTGCATGAATTGCTTTCCGAGAACTCCTACAAGCTCCCGGAAAGCCTGATGGAGTGCCCACTTACACACGCTCAGAAGATTTTCTGCCAAGCGGTCCGCATGCTTTCAACACACTCTTCAGACAGAGACAGTGAGCCCTATAGATGGTGTGGTGAGCTTGTTAAGATCAGCGTTAGCAACAAGCTGGCACGTGCAAAAGGTGCCACAACCGCATTCAATTCCGCATTATTTGAGAAACCGGAGTTCAGTCTACTACAATATACAGCGCTGCAATCGTTACAGCAGCTGCTGACCAATATAGTTGAACGAACCAGTGCAAACCCAGAGCTGAACAGAGACGCGCTAGAGCTTCTTCAGCAACTACAGAGTCAAATAGATGACACACAGCAACAGGTGTTGCTAAGTATATAG
- the SFH5 gene encoding Sfh5p (Syntenic homolog of Ashbya gossypii ACR247W; Syntenic homolog of Saccharomyces cerevisiae YJL145W (SFH5)) — translation MKFPSTEKEQEFDKVFKDLPRIINEACDGYDELYGHKLIAGSDPETAKFYNEQYAKALFFKFAKGYQFDFDEAVKNLTKTLNWRKEFKPWKAAFADQHRQELEEAGIITYDAKASSNTKVITWNLYGKLNKNRQLFKDSNAFVQYRIGLMERGLQLLDFLDDENSYMTQVHDYSGVSLFTFDGNVRKCTKTVVEMFQSYYPELLYAKYFVAVPRVLSWVYDLVKTFVSEETRKKFVVLSGSDKLGESVPGVPKAYGGTINKTLEEISVKNIKPNEYILYLIQKDVIETVE, via the coding sequence ATGAAGTTCCCTTCAACTGAAAAGGAACAAGAGTTCGACAAGGTCTTTAAGGACTTACCACGTATTATTAACGAAGCCTGTGATGGTTATGACGAGCTTTATGGACACAAGCTTATTGCGGGATCAGATCCCGAAACTGCAAAGTTCTACAACGAGCAGTACGCAAAAGCACTATTTTTCAAGTTCGCCAAGGGCTATCAATTCGATTTCGATGAGGCTGTAAAAAACTTGACTAAGACTTTAAATTGGAGGAAGGAATTCAAGCCATGGAAAGCGGCTTTTGCTGATCAGCACAGGCAAGAACTCGAGGAGGCTGGTATAATAACGTATGATGCAAAAGCATCATCTAACACTAAAGTCATTACTTGGAACCTCTATGGGAAACTAAATAAGAATAGGCAGCTATTCAAGGATAGCAACGCCTTCGTGCAGTATAGAATAGGGCTTATGGAGCGCGGACTCCAGCTCCTGGATTTCCTGGACGACGAAAATAGCTACATGACGCAAGTTCACGACTACAGTGGCGTTTCCCTCTTTACCTTCGACGGAAACGTTAGAAAGTGTACCAAGACCGTTGTTGAAATGTTCCAATCGTACTACCCAGAATTGCTATACGCTAAGTACTTCGTAGCTGTGCCACGAGTGCTGAGCTGGGTATACGACCTGGTCAAGACGTTCGTTTCCGAAGAAACAAGGAAGAAGTTCGTAGTCCTGTCAGGCTCCGATAAACTAGGCGAGTCCGTACCTGGGGTCCCTAAGGCCTATGGCGGCACCATCAATAAAACGCTAGAGGAGATCTCCGTAAAAAACATCAAGCCTAACGAGTACATCCTTTATCTAATACAAAAAGATGTTATCGAAACTGTGGAGTGA